From Natrinema amylolyticum, the proteins below share one genomic window:
- a CDS encoding ABC transporter substrate-binding protein, which yields MASPSSSAGYDRRTFLKTATAGAGLASIAGCLGGGGGSGVTLGALNIMSGFASLYGEEAERGYDLAVQEINDDGGIDGDDVEVILRDTEADSNTATQQMTSLIEEEGVDGLMGLDSSGVAQNIAPQIKQNQMPLMITHAATPYVTSPEGETEDSVGNDYVFRCSNTVAHDMFGAAQVASELDATEWATIGPDYAFGYDTWAYFQAFAEGIGVDAEFTAEQFPALETNDYSPFISSILDADPDAVITPLWGSDLTTFLGQAEDSGWFDQIDHTLISVGMGTDLPSDGNPIPEGTWASTRYDPFVPDSEENNTFRETYVEEYDTLPTYNAEGAYRAVYLYKMAIEEGGGTSADDLIGQFSGMQHTGPVGEYEFTETNQASVASIWGQVSYDEEWESNVLDPVERYDAAPADVRGALEGSDLPAGL from the coding sequence ATTGCGTCACCAAGTAGCAGCGCTGGATACGATCGTCGGACGTTTCTGAAGACGGCGACGGCCGGCGCGGGGCTCGCATCGATCGCCGGCTGTCTCGGCGGTGGGGGTGGCAGCGGCGTCACGCTGGGTGCGCTGAACATCATGTCCGGCTTCGCCTCGCTGTACGGCGAGGAAGCCGAGCGAGGATACGATCTCGCGGTCCAAGAGATCAATGACGACGGCGGTATCGACGGTGACGACGTCGAGGTGATCCTCCGCGACACGGAGGCCGACTCCAACACGGCAACCCAGCAGATGACCAGCCTGATCGAGGAAGAGGGCGTCGACGGCTTGATGGGACTCGACAGCAGCGGTGTCGCACAGAACATCGCTCCCCAAATCAAGCAAAACCAGATGCCGCTCATGATCACGCACGCGGCGACGCCGTACGTCACTTCACCCGAGGGCGAAACGGAAGATTCGGTCGGTAACGACTACGTCTTTCGGTGTTCTAACACCGTCGCCCACGACATGTTCGGTGCCGCACAGGTCGCCTCGGAGCTCGACGCGACCGAGTGGGCGACGATCGGTCCCGACTACGCGTTCGGGTACGACACGTGGGCCTATTTCCAGGCCTTCGCGGAGGGGATCGGCGTCGACGCCGAGTTCACGGCCGAGCAGTTCCCCGCTCTCGAGACGAACGACTACTCGCCGTTCATCAGTTCGATCCTCGACGCGGACCCGGACGCCGTTATCACGCCGCTGTGGGGTTCCGACCTGACGACGTTCCTCGGTCAAGCGGAAGACTCCGGCTGGTTCGATCAGATCGATCACACGTTGATCAGCGTCGGGATGGGGACGGACCTGCCGTCCGACGGAAACCCAATCCCGGAGGGAACGTGGGCGTCCACCCGGTACGACCCCTTCGTTCCCGACAGCGAGGAGAACAACACCTTCCGAGAGACGTACGTCGAGGAGTACGACACGCTGCCGACGTACAACGCCGAAGGTGCCTACCGAGCGGTATACCTGTATAAGATGGCGATCGAAGAGGGCGGCGGCACGAGCGCTGACGATCTGATCGGTCAGTTCTCCGGGATGCAACACACCGGTCCGGTCGGTGAGTACGAGTTCACCGAGACGAACCAGGCTTCGGTCGCCTCTATCTGGGGCCAAGTCAGTTACGACGAGGAGTGGGAAAGCAACGTGCTGGACCCGGTCGAACGGTACGACGCCGCACCGGCAGACGTTCGGGGCGCGCTCGAGGGCTCGGACCTGCCCGCGGGCCTGTAG
- a CDS encoding helix-turn-helix domain-containing protein gives MTQTAATGLDVSIPTDLDSARAKLVYLYLAASDGATADDLCDDLAVTKGTVLSITGTLRDRGHLEQRDGRYELA, from the coding sequence ATGACTCAGACAGCGGCGACGGGCCTCGATGTCTCGATTCCGACCGATCTCGACTCCGCTCGCGCGAAACTGGTGTATCTGTATCTGGCCGCCAGCGACGGTGCGACCGCCGACGACCTCTGTGACGATCTCGCGGTCACGAAGGGGACCGTCCTCTCGATTACCGGAACGCTTCGGGACCGTGGTCACCTCGAGCAGCGGGACGGACGGTACGAACTCGCCTAA
- a CDS encoding long-chain fatty acid--CoA ligase produces the protein MSDLTIRPFFWRPTNLFPETRLVSRTHDGIVDTSYGEFGERVRALLAALSDRGFGHGDRIGTFGWNHHRHLETYYAAPLSGAQLHTINVQLGDDDVVYIVEDADDDILFVDPGEPFETIERLWSELSVEQVVVMDETVPETSIDAVAYEDLVAEYDPIPESEMPDLEEEYPAGMCYTSGTTGRPKGVEYTHKMIYAHAMMVMTPAGLGIEERDVVMPVVPMFHVNSWEFPYAATMAGATQVYPGPSPSAADLLELIEREGVTMTAGVPTVWINLLEHVDEHGGDLSSLERIVVGGSAAPEEMMRRYDEEFDVTVEHAWGMTETMSIGSVSRPKSRMADWDPSRKYEKRRKQGLLSPGLEMRVVNDDGEEVPWDGESAGELWVRGPTVITEYYNRPEANEEDFEGGPASDASGTSEDVSSSGKWLKTGDIVSVDEDGYIEVVDRAKDVIKSGGEWISSIALENALMANPDVVESAVVGVPHEKWQERPLATVVTAEDADPDEDELYEHLQETLEQPDWWLPDEIRVVERIPKTATGKFDKQGLREKLDVGDAETEDQ, from the coding sequence ATGTCCGACCTGACGATCCGGCCGTTCTTCTGGCGGCCGACGAACCTCTTCCCGGAGACGCGACTCGTCTCCCGGACCCATGACGGCATCGTCGACACCTCCTACGGCGAGTTCGGCGAGCGCGTCAGGGCGCTGCTGGCCGCGCTCTCCGACCGCGGCTTCGGCCACGGTGACCGGATCGGCACGTTCGGGTGGAACCATCACCGCCACCTCGAGACGTACTACGCCGCGCCCCTCTCGGGCGCGCAGTTGCACACGATCAACGTTCAGCTCGGTGACGACGACGTCGTCTACATCGTCGAGGACGCCGACGACGATATCCTGTTCGTCGATCCGGGCGAGCCGTTCGAGACCATCGAGCGACTGTGGTCGGAGCTCTCCGTCGAGCAGGTCGTCGTGATGGATGAGACTGTTCCCGAGACCTCCATCGATGCCGTCGCCTACGAGGACCTCGTCGCGGAGTACGACCCGATTCCGGAGAGCGAGATGCCCGACCTGGAAGAGGAGTACCCCGCGGGGATGTGCTATACCTCCGGCACGACGGGCCGGCCGAAGGGCGTGGAGTACACCCACAAGATGATCTACGCCCACGCGATGATGGTGATGACCCCCGCCGGCCTCGGTATCGAGGAGCGCGACGTGGTCATGCCAGTCGTGCCGATGTTCCACGTCAACTCCTGGGAGTTCCCCTACGCCGCGACGATGGCCGGCGCGACGCAGGTCTATCCCGGCCCCTCGCCGAGCGCGGCCGATCTGCTCGAGCTGATCGAACGCGAGGGCGTCACCATGACCGCCGGGGTGCCGACGGTCTGGATCAACTTGCTCGAGCACGTCGACGAGCACGGCGGCGACCTCTCCTCTCTCGAGCGAATCGTCGTCGGCGGCAGCGCCGCGCCCGAGGAGATGATGCGCCGGTACGACGAGGAGTTCGACGTCACCGTCGAACACGCCTGGGGGATGACCGAGACGATGAGCATCGGCTCGGTCTCCCGACCGAAGTCCCGCATGGCCGACTGGGATCCGAGCCGGAAGTACGAGAAGCGCCGGAAACAGGGTCTTCTCTCGCCCGGACTCGAGATGCGCGTCGTAAACGACGACGGCGAGGAGGTTCCCTGGGACGGCGAGTCCGCTGGCGAACTGTGGGTCCGCGGGCCGACGGTGATCACGGAGTACTACAACCGCCCCGAGGCCAACGAGGAGGATTTCGAGGGGGGTCCCGCGAGCGATGCGAGCGGGACGTCGGAGGACGTTTCGTCCTCCGGAAAGTGGCTGAAGACGGGCGACATCGTCTCGGTCGACGAGGACGGCTACATCGAGGTCGTCGATCGCGCGAAGGACGTCATCAAGAGCGGCGGCGAGTGGATCTCCTCAATCGCGCTCGAGAACGCCCTGATGGCCAATCCGGACGTCGTCGAGTCGGCGGTCGTCGGCGTTCCACACGAGAAGTGGCAGGAACGGCCGCTCGCGACCGTCGTCACGGCCGAGGACGCCGACCCCGACGAGGACGAGTTGTACGAGCACCTGCAGGAGACGCTCGAGCAGCCCGACTGGTGGCTCCCCGACGAGATCCGCGTCGTTGAGCGGATCCCCAAGACCGCGACCGGAAAGTTCGACAAGCAGGGGCTACGCGAAAAGCTTGACGTAGGCGACGCCGAAACGGAGGATCAATGA
- a CDS encoding acyl-CoA dehydrogenase family protein, translating into MRYDDSERAREVAERANALMEEVVLPIERERAGGMAVSSGTITELREAAREYDVYAPQIPEEYGGMGLSFRDSLPAFEEAGRSLLGQVAMRVDAPDEGNMHLLELAGDDLQKETYLEPLVQGEIKSGFSMTEPMQGAGSDPKMIQTTAERDGDEWVIDGHKWWTTQGVEADVLIVLARTDPEAHPYEGCSLFLVPADADGVEVIRDVPHMGGGNRGASHAEIRYENVRVPEEHLLGELNEGFTHAQERLGPARLTHCMRYSGMAQRSLDIAKAYISEREGFDSTLSDKQSLRHRIADAETRLHMARTGIRDAADRIAAGDEARVPVSMCKVFTANVTQDAIDLAVQCCGANGIGKDLPLSDFYESVRQFRIVDGADEVHRRVIARAAFEDVPEEELEPLTRFGNPNRERRGGH; encoded by the coding sequence ATGCGCTACGATGACAGTGAACGGGCGCGCGAGGTTGCCGAGCGCGCCAACGCCTTGATGGAGGAAGTCGTCCTGCCGATCGAACGCGAGCGAGCCGGCGGGATGGCCGTCTCGAGCGGTACCATTACAGAGCTGCGGGAGGCGGCCCGGGAATACGACGTCTACGCTCCGCAGATCCCCGAGGAGTACGGCGGGATGGGACTTTCCTTCCGCGATTCACTTCCCGCGTTCGAGGAGGCGGGCCGTAGCCTCCTCGGGCAGGTCGCGATGCGCGTCGACGCGCCCGACGAGGGGAACATGCACCTGCTCGAACTGGCCGGCGACGACCTGCAAAAGGAGACCTACCTCGAGCCGCTCGTTCAGGGAGAGATCAAGTCCGGTTTCTCGATGACCGAGCCGATGCAGGGGGCCGGCTCGGATCCGAAGATGATCCAGACCACGGCGGAACGGGACGGCGACGAGTGGGTCATCGACGGCCACAAGTGGTGGACGACGCAGGGCGTCGAGGCGGACGTGCTGATCGTCCTCGCCCGAACCGATCCGGAGGCCCATCCCTACGAGGGCTGTTCGCTCTTCCTCGTTCCCGCCGACGCCGACGGCGTCGAGGTCATCCGCGACGTCCCCCATATGGGCGGCGGAAATCGCGGTGCCTCTCACGCCGAAATCCGGTACGAGAACGTCCGCGTCCCCGAGGAACACCTGCTCGGTGAACTGAACGAGGGCTTTACCCACGCCCAGGAGCGGCTCGGCCCCGCGCGCCTGACTCACTGCATGCGCTACTCCGGAATGGCCCAGCGCTCGCTCGACATCGCGAAGGCCTACATCAGCGAGCGCGAGGGGTTCGACTCCACCCTCTCGGACAAGCAGTCGCTCCGCCATCGGATCGCCGACGCCGAGACGAGACTCCACATGGCCCGCACCGGCATCCGCGACGCAGCAGACCGGATTGCCGCCGGCGACGAGGCCCGCGTCCCCGTCTCGATGTGCAAGGTGTTCACCGCCAACGTCACGCAGGACGCGATCGATCTGGCCGTCCAGTGTTGCGGTGCCAACGGCATCGGGAAGGACCTCCCGCTGTCGGACTTCTACGAGTCGGTCCGCCAGTTCCGCATCGTCGACGGTGCGGACGAAGTCCACCGCCGCGTCATTGCCCGCGCCGCCTTCGAGGACGTCCCCGAGGAAGAACTCGAGCCGCTGACCCGATTCGGGAACCCGAACCGGGAACGACGCGGCGGCCACTGA
- a CDS encoding HD domain-containing protein yields the protein MSDSAADEDSRRVYSPDDDHNFPDEKLNAVLEYVQNDEEITTYLEAQNVNAVDRMRYNDHGTKHIEIVRNRALCLYDLLKAGDVDFNGARQQNLDEEDESVIIALAATLHDVGHVVHRDSHAYYSIPLAADILERILPEFYDVADTVRMKGETLHAILCHHTAETPLTTEAGVIRVADALDMERGRSRIPYESGGRGINTLSSQAISRVSLQRGDTTPVMVEIAMTNAAGVYQVDNLLKAKLEDSGLEDQIRIVALNTNENREQLVERIEL from the coding sequence ATGAGCGACTCCGCCGCCGACGAGGACTCCCGCCGCGTCTACTCTCCGGACGACGACCACAACTTTCCCGACGAGAAATTAAACGCCGTCCTCGAGTACGTCCAAAACGACGAGGAGATCACGACCTATCTCGAGGCACAGAACGTCAACGCGGTCGACCGGATGCGGTACAACGACCACGGGACGAAACACATCGAAATCGTCCGCAACCGGGCGCTGTGTCTGTACGACCTCCTCAAGGCCGGCGACGTCGACTTCAACGGCGCGCGCCAGCAGAACCTCGACGAGGAGGACGAGTCGGTCATCATCGCGCTCGCGGCGACGCTGCACGACGTCGGCCACGTCGTCCACCGCGACAGCCACGCTTACTACTCGATCCCGCTGGCCGCCGACATCTTAGAGCGGATCCTCCCCGAGTTCTACGACGTCGCCGATACCGTCCGGATGAAAGGCGAGACTCTCCACGCGATCCTCTGTCATCACACCGCCGAAACGCCGCTGACCACCGAAGCCGGCGTCATCCGCGTCGCCGACGCCCTCGACATGGAACGGGGCCGCTCCCGGATCCCCTACGAGTCCGGCGGCCGGGGCATCAACACCCTCTCGAGCCAGGCCATCAGCCGCGTCTCGCTCCAGCGGGGCGACACCACCCCCGTCATGGTCGAGATCGCGATGACCAACGCCGCCGGCGTCTACCAGGTCGACAACCTGCTCAAGGCCAAACTCGAGGACTCCGGACTCGAAGACCAGATCCGGATCGTCGCACTCAACACGAACGAGAACCGCGAGCAGTTAGTGGAACGAATCGAGCTCTAA
- a CDS encoding ABC transporter ATP-binding protein: MTVLDIDEIDTYYGNSHILHDVSLDLAEGEVVALLGRNGAGKTTTMRSIMGVTPPRRGRIRYRGEDIVGKSPDEINELGINLVPEDRRVFPTLTVHENIVLAHKLAADPRPVEEMYELFPILDDLRTNNGQNLSGGEQQMLAVARALVQQPSTLLLDEPTEGLAPVIVDDLREMLQDVVDRDVTVLLSEQNVNFAFELATRGYVIDTGSIVFEGSIEEIRERDDLLEKYLAVSPEEVA; this comes from the coding sequence ATGACCGTTCTGGACATCGACGAGATCGACACCTACTACGGAAACAGCCACATCCTCCACGACGTTTCGCTGGATCTGGCGGAAGGCGAAGTCGTCGCACTGCTCGGTCGCAACGGGGCCGGAAAGACGACGACGATGCGCTCGATCATGGGCGTGACTCCGCCCCGACGCGGGCGTATCAGATACCGCGGCGAGGACATCGTGGGGAAATCGCCCGACGAGATCAACGAACTCGGGATCAATCTGGTCCCCGAGGACCGCCGGGTGTTCCCGACGCTGACCGTCCACGAGAACATCGTCCTCGCGCACAAGCTCGCGGCGGATCCGCGCCCCGTCGAGGAGATGTACGAGCTGTTCCCGATCCTCGACGACCTGCGGACGAACAACGGCCAGAACCTGAGCGGCGGCGAACAGCAGATGCTCGCCGTCGCTCGCGCGCTCGTCCAGCAGCCGTCGACGCTATTGCTCGACGAGCCGACCGAGGGACTGGCACCCGTCATCGTCGACGACCTCCGGGAGATGCTCCAGGACGTCGTCGACCGGGACGTGACCGTCCTGCTCTCCGAGCAGAACGTCAACTTCGCGTTCGAACTCGCGACGCGGGGCTACGTCATCGATACCGGCTCGATCGTGTTCGAGGGCTCCATCGAGGAGATCCGCGAGCGCGACGACCTGCTCGAGAAGTACCTCGCCGTCTCCCCGGAGGAGGTGGCCTGA
- a CDS encoding SDR family NAD(P)-dependent oxidoreductase — MSELFDLDGRVAVVTGGGRGIGRAIAVELANAGAAVVPSARSTDEIEAVAADIEDAGGDALAVPADVTDGDAVTEVIDRAADEFGGVDIVVNNAGFNPDDALGRPEDVETESLDRVLDVNLNGAYEVTRAAADHLLESDGGSVINVASVGGLVGLPRQHPYVASKHGLVGLTKSMSLDWAPEVRVNAVAPGYVSTELTEDLESNEQLRQSIIDRTPLERFADPEEIAGPVVFLASDAANYVTGSVLAADGGWTAR, encoded by the coding sequence ATGAGCGAGTTATTCGATCTCGACGGACGAGTCGCAGTGGTAACGGGCGGCGGTCGCGGCATCGGCCGCGCGATCGCCGTCGAACTGGCGAACGCGGGGGCCGCGGTCGTTCCGAGCGCCCGATCGACGGACGAAATCGAGGCCGTCGCCGCAGACATCGAGGACGCGGGCGGTGACGCACTCGCCGTTCCCGCGGACGTGACGGACGGCGACGCCGTCACCGAGGTCATCGACCGCGCCGCCGACGAGTTCGGCGGCGTCGACATCGTCGTCAACAACGCCGGCTTCAACCCCGACGACGCGCTCGGCCGGCCGGAAGACGTCGAGACCGAGAGCCTCGACCGCGTGCTGGACGTCAACCTGAACGGTGCCTACGAGGTCACGCGCGCCGCGGCGGACCACCTCCTCGAGAGCGACGGGGGGTCGGTCATCAACGTCGCCAGCGTCGGCGGCCTGGTCGGCCTGCCGCGCCAGCACCCCTACGTCGCCTCGAAGCACGGGCTGGTCGGACTGACGAAGAGCATGTCGCTGGACTGGGCTCCGGAGGTTCGGGTCAACGCCGTCGCGCCGGGCTACGTCTCGACGGAACTGACGGAGGACCTCGAGAGCAACGAACAGCTTCGCCAGTCGATTATCGACCGCACGCCGTTGGAGCGCTTCGCCGACCCCGAGGAGATCGCCGGCCCCGTCGTCTTCCTCGCGAGCGACGCCGCGAACTACGTGACCGGCTCCGTGCTCGCGGCCGACGGCGGTTGGACGGCGCGGTAG
- a CDS encoding branched-chain amino acid ABC transporter permease translates to MSTQEDGLIGRIGAFGYRAVGNGWTSERFVLLGLLALVLVSFGPRFQVYLFTEFLIIALFAVAFNLLYGYTGLLSFGHAMFFGAGAYGLAIVIRDYQSPIADVVGTGLAPLATFVVGGLVGVLLALVLAIPVGYLSVRLEEIYFALITLAFGMLFYSLLLQDPYGLTNGTDGIFVLLGTVELGGTEFRLGERRTYYYLTATIVVASIYAIWRIVNSPFGTICKALRESPDRAAALGVNVTVHRWMTFIVSALFVGIAGVLIAGFASVATPNEAHWTMSATPVVATVIGGAGYFGGPIVGAFLYHYVRWGISRFPALEAYWELFFGIMLIVVVLYFKQGAAGGLAMIGAWLQDVQAAYDRGGAGEAASFVGESISEKFANATSQLTGRSDDGGVDR, encoded by the coding sequence ATGAGCACGCAAGAGGACGGACTCATCGGTCGGATCGGTGCGTTCGGATACCGAGCGGTCGGTAACGGCTGGACCAGCGAGCGGTTCGTGCTGCTCGGTCTGCTCGCTCTGGTACTCGTCTCCTTCGGTCCCCGGTTTCAGGTGTACCTGTTCACCGAGTTCCTGATCATCGCGCTGTTCGCCGTCGCCTTCAACCTGCTGTACGGCTACACCGGGTTACTCTCGTTCGGGCACGCGATGTTCTTCGGTGCGGGCGCGTACGGGCTCGCGATCGTGATACGCGATTACCAGTCGCCGATCGCCGACGTCGTCGGTACCGGCCTCGCGCCGCTTGCTACGTTCGTCGTCGGCGGGCTCGTCGGCGTCCTGCTGGCGCTCGTGCTCGCGATTCCCGTCGGCTACCTCAGCGTCCGCCTCGAGGAGATCTACTTCGCGCTGATCACCCTCGCCTTCGGGATGCTGTTCTACTCGCTGTTGCTCCAGGATCCCTACGGGCTCACCAACGGGACCGACGGCATCTTCGTCCTGCTCGGGACCGTCGAACTCGGTGGGACGGAGTTCAGACTCGGCGAACGGCGGACGTACTACTACCTCACGGCGACGATCGTCGTGGCGTCGATCTACGCCATCTGGCGGATCGTCAACTCGCCGTTCGGCACGATCTGCAAGGCGCTCCGCGAGAGCCCCGATCGGGCCGCAGCGCTCGGGGTCAACGTCACCGTCCATCGTTGGATGACTTTCATCGTCTCGGCGCTGTTCGTCGGCATCGCCGGCGTCCTGATCGCCGGCTTCGCGAGCGTCGCCACGCCCAACGAAGCCCACTGGACGATGAGCGCGACGCCAGTCGTCGCGACCGTCATCGGCGGTGCCGGATACTTCGGCGGGCCGATCGTCGGCGCGTTCCTCTACCACTACGTCCGGTGGGGGATCAGCCGCTTCCCGGCGCTCGAGGCCTACTGGGAGCTGTTCTTCGGAATCATGCTCATCGTCGTCGTCCTCTACTTCAAGCAGGGGGCCGCCGGCGGATTGGCCATGATCGGTGCGTGGCTCCAGGACGTCCAGGCAGCTTACGACCGCGGCGGCGCGGGCGAAGCGGCGTCGTTCGTCGGCGAGTCGATCAGCGAGAAGTTCGCGAACGCGACGTCACAGCTCACTGGGCGATCCGACGACGGGGGTGTCGACCGATGA
- a CDS encoding ABC transporter ATP-binding protein — translation MTTVLRTEELRKQFGDLIATDDVSLAFDDEEVTSIIGPNGAGKTTFYNLLTGVLQPTSGEIWLRKDGDMREITDAEPHEVARNGLSRSYQITNIFEGLTVRENLQVARITHEGRTFDMRSRPEVDEELNREIDELMELTNLTSIAETQCDTLSHGEKRNVEIALALAIEPTVFLLDEPTAGMNPTETEEIVSLIQELNRDIEATFIVTEHDMDVVTDISDRIVVLADGAVLADGEPQAVLNDERVTEAYLGSETV, via the coding sequence ATGACGACCGTCCTCCGCACCGAGGAACTGCGCAAGCAGTTCGGCGATCTGATCGCCACCGATGACGTCAGCCTCGCGTTCGACGACGAGGAGGTCACCAGTATCATCGGTCCCAACGGGGCCGGGAAGACCACGTTCTACAACCTGCTGACGGGCGTCTTGCAGCCGACCAGCGGCGAGATCTGGCTCCGCAAGGACGGCGACATGCGCGAGATCACCGACGCGGAACCCCACGAGGTCGCGCGCAACGGCCTCTCGCGGTCCTACCAGATCACGAACATCTTCGAGGGGCTGACGGTCCGCGAGAACCTACAGGTCGCGCGGATCACCCACGAGGGGCGGACATTCGACATGCGCTCGCGTCCAGAGGTCGACGAGGAACTCAACCGGGAAATCGACGAGCTCATGGAGCTCACCAACCTGACGAGCATCGCCGAGACCCAGTGTGATACGCTGAGCCACGGCGAGAAGCGCAACGTCGAGATCGCGCTGGCGCTGGCGATCGAGCCGACGGTGTTCCTCTTGGACGAGCCGACCGCGGGGATGAACCCGACCGAGACGGAGGAGATCGTCTCGCTCATTCAGGAGCTGAATCGGGACATCGAGGCGACGTTCATCGTCACCGAACACGACATGGACGTCGTCACCGACATCTCCGATCGGATCGTCGTCCTCGCCGACGGTGCGGTGCTCGCCGACGGCGAACCGCAGGCGGTACTGAACGACGAACGAGTGACCGAAGCCTACCTCGGAAGTGAGACCGTATGA
- a CDS encoding branched-chain amino acid ABC transporter permease produces the protein MNPINIFPLVGLGDVVIGLSLGSRLFLIAVGLSLIFGVLGVLNFAHGAFYMLGAYFALTVTTNLVGNFWLGMVVGAIAVGLVGALIEVVTIRPLYDRADSDLDQLIVTFGFVLIIHEAVRFVWGSQPYPTPVPGLLDFSVSIGGSRFTAYRLFVIVAALAVMVGLWLFIKKTYFGSLVRGTSSDREMASMLGVDVPRLYTAVFFAGSLLAGLGGALAAPMQSIGPSLGESVIIDAFIIVVIGGLGSLSGAFVGAMFVGMMQSIVPQFFAAGSIAVPFLAMVIVLLFKPEGLFGGIGE, from the coding sequence ATGAATCCGATAAACATATTTCCACTCGTCGGGCTCGGTGACGTCGTTATCGGGCTAAGCCTCGGAAGTCGGTTGTTCCTGATCGCCGTCGGGTTGAGCCTGATCTTCGGCGTGCTCGGCGTGCTCAATTTCGCACACGGAGCGTTCTACATGCTCGGCGCGTACTTCGCCCTGACCGTCACGACGAACCTGGTCGGAAACTTCTGGCTGGGGATGGTCGTCGGCGCGATCGCGGTCGGTCTCGTCGGCGCGCTCATCGAAGTGGTGACGATTCGGCCGTTGTACGACCGCGCCGACAGCGACCTCGATCAGTTGATCGTCACGTTCGGGTTCGTCCTCATCATTCACGAGGCGGTTCGCTTCGTCTGGGGGTCGCAACCGTATCCGACGCCGGTCCCGGGACTGCTCGACTTTTCCGTGTCGATCGGGGGCAGTCGGTTCACCGCCTACCGGCTGTTCGTCATCGTCGCGGCGCTCGCTGTGATGGTCGGCCTCTGGCTGTTCATCAAGAAGACCTACTTCGGATCGCTCGTCCGGGGGACCTCCTCGGACCGGGAGATGGCGTCGATGCTCGGCGTCGACGTGCCACGGCTGTACACCGCGGTGTTCTTCGCGGGGAGTCTCCTCGCGGGCCTCGGCGGTGCCCTCGCGGCTCCGATGCAATCGATCGGCCCGAGCCTGGGCGAGTCGGTGATCATCGACGCGTTCATCATCGTCGTCATCGGCGGTCTCGGTTCGCTGTCTGGCGCGTTCGTCGGCGCGATGTTCGTCGGCATGATGCAGAGCATCGTCCCCCAGTTCTTCGCCGCCGGCAGCATCGCAGTCCCGTTCCTCGCTATGGTCATCGTATTACTGTTCAAACCGGAAGGACTGTTCGGAGGGATCGGTGAATGA
- a CDS encoding redoxin domain-containing protein → MVTTGDAAPDFTAPLANGDIEEFTLSERLADEAPVVLAFFPGAFTGVCTTEMCTFQDRLAAFNDLDATVYGVSRDSPFTLNEFREQNGLEFGLISDYNKEIIDDYGLSMDFADLGVHGVAKRSVFVIDGDGEIAYSWVSDDPGVEPDYDEVEAAVEDLS, encoded by the coding sequence ATGGTAACAACTGGAGATGCCGCACCCGACTTCACCGCACCGCTCGCAAACGGCGATATCGAGGAGTTCACGCTCTCCGAGCGCCTCGCGGACGAGGCACCGGTCGTCCTCGCGTTCTTCCCCGGTGCCTTCACCGGCGTCTGTACGACCGAAATGTGTACGTTCCAGGACCGCCTCGCCGCGTTCAACGACCTCGACGCCACCGTCTACGGCGTCAGCCGCGACTCGCCGTTTACCCTGAACGAGTTCCGCGAGCAGAACGGCCTCGAGTTCGGCCTCATCAGCGACTACAACAAGGAGATCATCGACGACTACGGGCTGTCGATGGACTTCGCCGACCTGGGCGTCCACGGCGTCGCCAAGCGCTCGGTGTTCGTCATCGACGGCGACGGCGAGATCGCTTACTCGTGGGTCAGCGACGACCCCGGCGTCGAACCCGACTACGACGAGGTCGAGGCCGCGGTCGAAGACCTCTCCTAA
- the tatA gene encoding twin-arginine translocase TatA/TatE family subunit, protein MVVETAPLFIPGGMGPPELAIILIIAILLFGANKIPKLARSTGEAMGEFQKGREKVETELEEMRDGSGNVSESDLEDDEEFVDTEPVTTEEETSTETGTETETN, encoded by the coding sequence ATGGTAGTCGAAACCGCACCGCTGTTCATCCCCGGCGGCATGGGGCCGCCCGAACTCGCGATCATTCTCATCATCGCGATCCTGCTTTTCGGAGCCAACAAGATTCCGAAACTGGCACGGTCGACCGGTGAGGCGATGGGCGAGTTCCAGAAGGGCCGCGAGAAAGTCGAAACGGAACTCGAAGAAATGCGTGACGGGAGCGGAAACGTCAGCGAGAGCGACCTCGAGGACGACGAGGAGTTCGTCGACACGGAACCCGTCACCACCGAGGAGGAGACGAGCACCGAGACCGGAACCGAGACGGAAACCAACTAA